The following is a genomic window from Manihot esculenta cultivar AM560-2 chromosome 9, M.esculenta_v8, whole genome shotgun sequence.
GGCCATAGCCCATTTTACAATTGAAAAAGTAGGGTTTCAAGAAATGAGAGATTTTGTTTTTCTTGAAATTAAAATTCGGTAATTTGGTCTAGATCAATTTCAATTGGATTACATGAAAAGTTGTTTCTTTACTGAAATATCATAAGAAATTAGAAATCTTTATTGATAATCTATTATGATATTTGTTTCAACTTTAtggattttttgaaaaatttttaattttatggatttaattataaatgaaCAATCTTaattataagttttttaaagtattttcatcaaaaattaaatgaagtagaaaaatggaaaatttttaattctaaatacgCTAATAAATAAAGCTTGAAGTTTTCAGAATATTTCACAAAAAGAATTCCCACTTATGTGAATGGAAAGCTATAAGATTAATTCACTGAAATGGACCTTAAAATTCTTTTAACTGTTGTAACCATATAGTTTATAGGGGAAAAAtcatgttaaaaatataaaaattaatgtttattACGACTGCAAATGAGTAATAACTTCTCATAGtgtaaattataataaagtCTATTTAAGTCTTTAAGATATAACAAAATTCAAGTAATGTGAgtttaattgtttttattttcaagTTATGAATTTTCAAAAAGGTGTAGCTCTTATAAGTACGTTAACTTTATAATGattttcatgcatgttttctACGTAAATTTCACATTTCTTAAATATCAAATACATGAGATATATTTAACATATTTTCTACGTAAATTTCTCATCACTTAAGTATAAAGCACGCAAAATATATTTAGCGCGCTGTCATTTGAAAACTAAATAACAAAATCCACATGGAGTTATTAGCTTAGTATATAAATCCAAAtctcatcaaacatacatatcatttaCAAAAtgcagacaaaaaaaaaaagcattaacCGTGCTAAAGtagtctctttttctttttcctgtgTCATGAGTGCTAAAGTAATTTAAAACGATACAGAATCCACGATTATAATTTGGATGAGGAGTGAGACGCAGCAGTGGTGTCAAAAACTTTAAGGAAGAAACGGGTCCTTGGGATAGCTAACTTGTTATCGAGAATAGTGCCTAAAGTAGCAATCAGATTTCTCTTCACCTCTTTGGTAATCCCACCCATCGACACTATCTCAGCATATGCAGCTGGTTCTTTGTTCCCATTAAAAGATATGGCCAGCGATCCCTTCAGTATCACCATCACAAACTGCACAAtcacattattaacaa
Proteins encoded in this region:
- the LOC110623511 gene encoding macrophage migration inhibitory factor homolog; this encodes MPCLYISTNVNLAGVDTDPIFSEATKAVATIIGKPEHFVMVILKGSLAISFNGNKEPAAYAEIVSMGGITKEVKRNLIATLGTILDNKLAIPRTRFFLKVFDTTAASHSSSKL